From Butyricimonas paravirosa, one genomic window encodes:
- a CDS encoding vWA domain-containing protein, translating into MKTNSVLKKLAWGLVIFIGFSNVVSAQKIQVSGKVMLAADSSVLPGVTVLIKNTNIGVVTNSQGNYTIQANIGDTLRFSFIGLEILYIPVKETKLNVYLNTDDETAIVGETIVTGYSDTHRASAVLKLRSGMPVTLASEQNTEEYNEFATNRFLLALDEPLSTFSIDVDNAAYSNVRRFINQGTLPPVDAIRTEEFLNYFAYDYPAPRGNDPVSITTEVSYAPWNTQHKLVHIGIKAKEIATENLPASNLVFLIDVSGSMDFSNKLPLLKSSLKLLVKQLRPQDRVAIVTYANQTKEVLTSTPGSNKAKILAAIDGLYASGGTAGGDGIQRAYRVAENNFIKGGNNRIILATDGDFNIGISSPKELEKMIETKRATGIYLTVLGFGMGNYKDNRMQVLAEKGNGNHAYIDNLTEAKKVLVNEFGGTLFTVAKDVKIQVEFNPAKVQAYRLIGYESRLLEAKDFNDDTKDAGEMGAGHSVTALYEIIPVGVKSNFAPTIDPLKYQKTGKDEKKALTDSPELLTVKLRYKQPNSHKSSKMEVAVIDKDTPIKKSSENFRFSAAVAGFGMLLQNSDYKNDFTFDNVIDLAKQATSYDPEGYRKEFIRLVESAALLK; encoded by the coding sequence ATGAAAACAAATAGCGTTTTAAAGAAATTAGCATGGGGATTAGTTATATTCATTGGATTCTCCAATGTCGTTTCAGCCCAAAAGATTCAAGTGAGTGGTAAGGTGATGCTTGCCGCAGATAGTTCAGTATTACCCGGGGTAACCGTCCTCATTAAAAACACAAATATAGGCGTAGTCACCAATTCACAGGGCAACTACACGATACAAGCAAATATAGGAGATACTTTACGTTTCAGTTTTATCGGGTTAGAAATTCTCTATATCCCGGTAAAAGAGACAAAATTAAACGTTTATCTGAATACAGATGACGAAACGGCAATCGTAGGCGAAACCATTGTTACCGGATACAGTGACACACATCGTGCAAGTGCCGTGCTTAAACTCCGTTCCGGGATGCCCGTAACGTTAGCTTCCGAGCAAAACACGGAAGAGTATAACGAATTCGCCACCAATCGCTTCCTGTTGGCATTGGATGAACCTCTTTCCACGTTCTCGATCGATGTGGACAACGCAGCTTATTCTAATGTACGACGTTTTATTAATCAAGGAACACTTCCTCCAGTCGATGCCATACGCACGGAAGAGTTCCTGAATTATTTCGCTTATGATTACCCCGCCCCACGAGGAAATGACCCGGTAAGTATCACCACCGAGGTTTCCTACGCCCCATGGAACACGCAGCACAAACTGGTACATATCGGGATCAAGGCAAAAGAAATTGCCACGGAAAACCTTCCGGCCTCGAATCTTGTATTCTTGATTGACGTATCCGGTTCCATGGATTTCTCCAACAAACTCCCGCTGTTGAAATCATCTTTGAAATTACTCGTGAAACAACTTCGTCCACAAGATCGAGTAGCGATTGTTACTTACGCAAACCAAACAAAAGAAGTACTTACCTCTACCCCGGGAAGTAATAAAGCCAAAATTCTGGCTGCCATCGATGGATTATATGCCAGTGGCGGTACTGCCGGTGGAGATGGAATCCAAAGAGCCTACCGGGTTGCCGAAAACAATTTCATTAAAGGGGGAAATAACCGCATTATCCTAGCCACAGACGGAGATTTTAACATCGGCATTTCTTCTCCCAAAGAACTAGAAAAAATGATTGAAACAAAACGGGCTACCGGTATATACCTGACGGTTTTAGGTTTCGGAATGGGAAATTATAAAGACAACCGGATGCAGGTTCTCGCAGAAAAAGGAAACGGGAATCATGCTTATATTGACAACCTGACGGAAGCGAAAAAAGTATTAGTAAACGAATTCGGAGGAACCCTTTTCACAGTTGCCAAAGACGTGAAGATTCAAGTGGAATTCAATCCGGCTAAAGTTCAAGCTTATCGTCTGATCGGTTACGAAAGCCGCCTGCTGGAAGCGAAAGACTTCAACGATGACACGAAAGATGCCGGAGAAATGGGAGCCGGACATAGCGTTACTGCCTTGTACGAAATCATCCCAGTCGGAGTTAAAAGCAATTTTGCTCCCACCATTGACCCGCTGAAATACCAGAAAACAGGAAAAGATGAAAAGAAAGCCTTAACGGATAGTCCGGAATTATTAACCGTGAAGCTTCGCTATAAACAACCGAACTCACATAAAAGTTCTAAAATGGAAGTAGCCGTTATCGACAAGGATACACCTATAAAAAAGAGTTCCGAAAATTTCCGTTTCTCTGCAGCTGTTGCCGGATTCGGGATGTTATTACAAAATTCGGATTATAAGAACGACTTTACATTCGATAACGTTATCGACCTCGCCAAACAAGCCACAAGCTATGATCCGGAAGGGTATCGAAAAGAATTTATCCGGCTGGTTGAAAGTGCTGCCTTACTAAAATGA
- a CDS encoding RNA polymerase sigma factor, with translation MKRGQENITDEELLKRYCESGDLAYFVEAYKRYMPLVYGVALKYLKRPEDAQDAVMQLFEELIVKVKETEIQSFKAWLYTCIRNNCLMEIRKRSKNLSVSLDDSFMEFCDDFHLTVVNERENREKSLRECIEGLPERQRVSVKYFFLNELSYKEVEERTGFSSKMVKSFIQNGKRNLKLCLERKGITSNETD, from the coding sequence GTGAAGCGGGGTCAAGAAAATATAACGGATGAGGAACTGCTGAAACGATATTGTGAAAGCGGTGACTTGGCGTATTTCGTGGAGGCTTATAAAAGATACATGCCCTTGGTATACGGGGTAGCCTTAAAGTATCTAAAGCGACCGGAAGATGCGCAGGATGCCGTTATGCAACTATTCGAAGAATTGATTGTGAAGGTAAAAGAGACGGAAATACAATCCTTCAAAGCTTGGCTATATACTTGTATTCGCAATAACTGCTTGATGGAAATTCGGAAACGGAGTAAAAATTTGTCCGTTTCTTTAGACGATTCTTTTATGGAATTTTGCGATGATTTTCATCTTACTGTTGTAAACGAGAGGGAGAATCGAGAGAAATCGTTGCGGGAATGTATCGAGGGATTACCTGAAAGACAACGTGTCAGCGTGAAATATTTCTTCCTGAATGAACTTTCGTACAAGGAAGTGGAAGAACGCACGGGTTTTTCTTCGAAAATGGTAAAGAGTTTTATCCAGAATGGGAAACGGAACTTGAAATTGTGTTTGGAACGTAAAGGAATAACATCAAATGAAACGGATTGA
- a CDS encoding carboxypeptidase-like regulatory domain-containing protein — translation MKRIDDIKEYLHGNRKGKAANRMEREALSDPFLFEALEGLTSTPGDPLDGLIRLERQLNERSRSSRKQKRTWMYIAASFAILLACGTWWFTRQEKTFDVPVMAVAQLSDSVKTKERAILTLESGSTIDLFDKTDSLTVPPGDKKQLLRSDNRAVRKKDSVREMVMEELADQEISLASVQMEDTSRLATRKMKVNDNHVSGIITDGKGNPLAGVTVLLSGSTMGVVSDANGHFSLDLPTPEGLLTFSFVGMKSQHILVKAGDKLQVKMEEDAEEMNEVVVTGYGVAKKKEVEMSNIKIRGVSAITSLQNVALDTLVSKDDILHFNQYMEKALRYPKADLDSNKMGSVILSFELNKKKVPSRIRIEDGFSKESNKEVIRLLAEGPKWENTPSGKRIQASIHFTIGKNGESHKAILEVLPSERKP, via the coding sequence ATGAAACGGATTGACGACATAAAAGAATACCTGCATGGCAACCGGAAAGGTAAGGCTGCTAACCGTATGGAGCGGGAGGCTTTGTCCGATCCGTTCTTGTTCGAGGCATTGGAGGGGTTGACTTCGACTCCCGGTGATCCTCTTGATGGCCTGATTCGTCTGGAACGCCAGTTGAACGAGCGCTCCCGTTCATCTCGTAAACAAAAACGAACATGGATGTATATTGCAGCCTCGTTTGCTATTTTGCTAGCTTGCGGGACATGGTGGTTTACCCGGCAAGAGAAAACTTTTGATGTACCCGTGATGGCAGTTGCTCAATTATCTGATTCGGTGAAAACCAAAGAGAGAGCGATACTGACACTTGAAAGTGGAAGCACAATAGATTTGTTTGATAAAACGGATTCTTTGACAGTGCCTCCGGGCGATAAAAAACAGTTGTTACGCTCGGATAACAGGGCGGTAAGAAAAAAGGATTCTGTACGGGAGATGGTGATGGAGGAACTTGCTGATCAGGAAATTTCTTTGGCAAGTGTTCAGATGGAAGATACTTCCCGGCTGGCAACCCGGAAAATGAAAGTAAACGATAATCACGTGTCGGGTATAATAACGGATGGAAAGGGTAATCCTTTAGCGGGAGTGACTGTACTCCTTTCCGGCTCGACGATGGGGGTAGTCTCGGATGCCAACGGCCACTTTAGTTTGGATCTTCCTACACCAGAGGGGTTACTTACCTTTTCTTTTGTCGGGATGAAATCTCAGCATATTTTGGTTAAGGCGGGAGACAAATTGCAAGTGAAGATGGAAGAAGACGCAGAAGAAATGAATGAGGTTGTTGTTACCGGTTATGGTGTTGCAAAAAAGAAAGAGGTGGAAATGTCCAATATAAAGATAAGGGGAGTTTCTGCTATAACCAGTCTACAAAATGTTGCACTTGATACGTTGGTATCTAAAGATGATATTCTCCATTTCAATCAATATATGGAAAAAGCTTTACGCTATCCGAAAGCAGACTTGGATTCGAATAAAATGGGGTCTGTAATACTTTCGTTCGAGTTAAACAAGAAGAAAGTTCCCAGCCGAATCCGCATAGAGGATGGTTTCTCGAAGGAGAGCAATAAAGAGGTTATTCGATTGTTGGCCGAGGGGCCTAAATGGGAGAACACGCCATCCGGTAAGCGAATACAAGCCAGTATTCATTTCACGATTGGAAAGAATGGCGAATCCCATAAAGCCATCTTGGAGGTGTTACCTTCCGAGAGGAAACCTTAG
- a CDS encoding DUF4435 domain-containing protein: MFSPPVSKEKYYYHAAKRFMMDAQLLRCRAAIHVEDKDDIVFWSNIFKHFRPNDRFHFIAGSRNERGHETRGVTQCLKYVKYLNPKFFICIDSDYRYLLQEQGIDVKHYIFQTYTYSFENHHCYDKGLNELCYRITTLPNNVFDFHQFLKEYSNIVYKLFLWHLYFLVADTKRFSIADFNELISFQWQRRPDIRQNGRHELNKLKGRIEQKLAQLRKNYPKANLSILEEKYQKMGLTPDTTYLFIRGHNIYDMVYMLNREVCKKVLRIAKDSYSGSQQPPHVNLFGYRNSIDDQLKKNLHFGAYPAIRKIEEDVHLLF; the protein is encoded by the coding sequence ATGTTTTCTCCTCCCGTATCTAAAGAAAAATATTATTATCACGCAGCTAAACGTTTTATGATGGACGCCCAGCTCTTGCGTTGTAGGGCAGCTATTCACGTGGAAGATAAAGACGATATTGTTTTCTGGAGCAATATTTTCAAGCATTTCCGCCCGAATGACCGGTTTCATTTTATCGCGGGTTCCCGGAACGAACGAGGCCATGAAACCAGAGGCGTGACGCAATGCCTGAAATATGTCAAATATTTGAATCCGAAGTTTTTTATCTGCATAGACAGTGACTATCGCTATTTGTTGCAAGAACAAGGGATTGATGTAAAACATTACATTTTCCAGACCTATACCTACTCTTTCGAGAACCATCATTGCTATGACAAGGGGTTGAACGAGTTATGCTACCGGATCACAACCCTACCTAACAACGTGTTCGATTTTCACCAATTTCTGAAAGAGTATTCGAATATCGTGTACAAATTATTCCTGTGGCATCTATATTTCCTAGTGGCAGATACTAAACGATTCTCGATCGCCGATTTCAACGAACTGATTTCGTTTCAATGGCAACGTCGACCGGACATCCGCCAGAACGGACGCCACGAGTTAAACAAATTGAAAGGACGGATCGAACAAAAACTTGCCCAACTCCGGAAGAATTACCCAAAAGCGAACCTTTCCATTCTGGAGGAAAAATACCAAAAGATGGGGCTAACCCCGGACACCACGTATCTCTTTATCCGGGGGCATAATATTTATGATATGGTTTATATGCTAAACCGGGAAGTTTGTAAAAAGGTACTGAGGATCGCAAAAGATTCGTATTCCGGTTCACAACAACCGCCTCATGTCAACCTTTTCGGCTACCGGAACAGTATTGACGATCAATTGAAAAAGAATTTACATTTCGGGGCTTATCCCGCCATTCGCAAGATAGAGGAAGACGTTCATCTTCTATTCTAA
- a CDS encoding AAA family ATPase yields the protein MKANKIQKIEIRNIWGKYNFRWENLNPDVNILTGINGSGKTTFFNIIDALLSADIKRLKLYNIEAEVTIDDILISFRKDSTLASIRQKLAGVNYLKISTFDVPIRDRRKMGKEDSPLLSELKEIVYSVGENNNSFSDYRLRATNFPDQAEKINRRIRKFYDTVNHLFAGTGKTIEIDPMTNQLVFRDGNEIIHLYKLSSGEKQLLIILLRVFLMDEQPYILLMDEPEISLHIEWQYRLFEEIQKLNPHCQIITSTHSPSLFGDGWGDKLVFIEDLLIH from the coding sequence ATGAAAGCGAACAAGATTCAGAAAATAGAGATCCGCAATATATGGGGAAAATATAATTTCCGGTGGGAAAATCTCAATCCCGACGTGAATATCCTAACAGGTATTAACGGTAGCGGGAAAACCACGTTCTTCAATATTATTGACGCCTTACTTTCGGCGGATATTAAACGCTTGAAATTGTACAACATCGAGGCAGAGGTCACTATTGACGACATCTTGATCAGTTTCCGGAAAGATAGTACCCTAGCATCTATAAGACAAAAGTTAGCCGGGGTGAACTATTTAAAGATAAGTACATTTGACGTACCTATCCGTGATCGTCGAAAAATGGGTAAAGAAGACAGTCCCTTGCTCAGCGAGTTAAAGGAAATCGTGTACAGCGTGGGCGAGAATAACAATTCGTTTTCTGATTACCGCCTTCGAGCCACGAATTTTCCGGATCAGGCGGAAAAGATCAACCGCAGGATTCGCAAATTTTACGACACGGTGAACCACCTGTTTGCCGGAACAGGGAAGACCATCGAGATTGACCCGATGACGAATCAATTGGTCTTCCGGGATGGCAATGAAATTATCCATCTTTACAAGCTATCGTCGGGGGAGAAACAATTATTAATTATTCTACTCCGCGTGTTCCTGATGGACGAGCAACCTTACATCCTGCTCATGGATGAACCGGAAATCTCGTTACATATCGAGTGGCAATACCGCCTTTTTGAAGAAATCCAAAAACTGAACCCGCATTGCCAAATCATTACCTCTACCCACTCCCCGAGCCTGTTCGGTGATGGCTGGGGGGACAAGTTGGTATTCATCGAAGACCTATTGATTCACTAA